A single genomic interval of Magnetospirillum sp. 15-1 harbors:
- a CDS encoding Hsp70 family protein, giving the protein MFVGMDFGTTNSAVALARTDRSVEVLNFATTAGPASTLRSVLAFENARRDAQRRILPLAGHDAIDAYLHGDGDCRFLQSFKSYLTSRSFTSTAIYGAPYSLEELVALIVSQLRRTAEAAGAKVERVVAGRPVRFVAEGGEEEDAYATGRLVEAFAKAGIGDVVFEYEPIAAAYYYESTLRHDQTVLVADFGGGTSDFCLIRLGPGRAGLARPEDAIIGTAGVGIAGDAFDRRIVEHGLSGHFGKRTTYVSDGKVLPMPAWVYAKLERWHHVAFLNTPSTLRLLRDLRRHVEHPDQIEQLLALIEHNLGYHLYRSVEQAKRDLSQADETVLRFDHDPVLVERRVTRAEFEGWIGKELAAIEHCVDGLLESTGTGLAQVDRVFLTGGSSLVPAVRAIFADRFGEDRLSTGGEFISVATGLAQRAREVFGG; this is encoded by the coding sequence ATGTTCGTCGGAATGGATTTCGGCACCACCAACAGCGCCGTCGCCCTGGCCCGGACCGATCGGAGCGTGGAGGTGCTGAACTTCGCCACCACGGCCGGGCCGGCCTCGACGCTGCGCTCGGTGCTGGCCTTCGAGAATGCCCGGCGCGACGCCCAGCGCCGCATCCTGCCCCTGGCCGGCCATGACGCCATCGACGCCTATCTGCACGGCGACGGGGATTGCCGCTTCCTGCAATCCTTCAAGTCCTATCTGACCAGCCGGTCCTTCACCAGCACCGCCATCTATGGGGCGCCCTACTCCCTGGAGGAGCTGGTGGCGCTGATCGTCTCCCAATTGCGGCGAACCGCCGAGGCGGCGGGGGCCAAGGTCGAGCGGGTGGTGGCCGGGCGTCCGGTGCGCTTCGTCGCCGAGGGCGGCGAGGAGGAGGACGCCTACGCCACCGGCCGGCTGGTCGAGGCCTTCGCCAAGGCCGGCATCGGCGATGTGGTGTTCGAGTACGAGCCCATCGCCGCCGCCTATTATTACGAAAGCACGCTGCGGCATGACCAGACCGTGCTGGTGGCCGATTTCGGCGGCGGCACCAGCGATTTCTGCCTGATCCGCCTGGGACCGGGGCGCGCCGGGCTGGCTCGGCCCGAGGACGCCATCATCGGCACCGCCGGTGTCGGCATCGCCGGCGACGCCTTCGACCGGCGCATCGTCGAGCACGGCCTGTCCGGGCATTTCGGCAAGCGCACCACCTATGTCAGCGACGGCAAGGTCCTGCCCATGCCGGCCTGGGTCTACGCCAAGCTGGAGCGCTGGCACCATGTCGCCTTCCTCAACACGCCCTCGACGCTGCGCCTGCTGCGCGACCTGCGGCGCCATGTGGAGCATCCCGACCAGATCGAGCAATTGCTGGCGCTGATCGAGCACAATCTCGGCTATCACCTCTACCGTTCGGTGGAGCAGGCCAAACGCGACCTGTCCCAGGCGGACGAGACCGTGCTGCGCTTCGATCACGACCCGGTGCTGGTGGAGCGCCGCGTCACCCGCGCCGAATTCGAAGGCTGGATCGGCAAGGAACTGGCCGCCATCGAGCATTGCGTCGACGGTTTGCTGGAGAGCACCGGCACCGGGCTCGCCCAGGTGGACCGGGTCTTCCTCACCGGCGGCTCGTCCCTGGTGCCGGCGGTGCGCGCCATCTTCGCCGACCGCTTCGGCGAGGACCGCCTCAGCACCGGCGGCGAGTTCATCTCGGTCGCCACCGGCCTCGCCCAGCGCGCCCGCGAGGTGTTCGGCGGCTGA
- a CDS encoding sensor histidine kinase KdpD: MATDDDHRPSPDVLLAQARREGRGRLKIFLGAAPGVGKTYAMLCAAHERLRDGVDVVAGVVEPHGRKETEALTKGLEVLPSRRMEYRGHDFREMDLDALLDRRPAIALVDELAHTNVPGSRHLKRWQDVEEVLAAGINVYATLNIQHLESLNDVVEQISGVKVRETLPDGVLAGADEIELIDLPPEDLIKRLNEGKVYVPEQARRAVHNFFSPGNLTALREMALRHAAERVDAQMVDYMRSHAIAGPWPTRERILVCIDERMDSGRLVRVAKRAADRRGAAWVAVTVETTRTLSLPESDKDRVAEAMRLAVQLGGETVALQGEDVTAAILAYATERNATQIVVGRPRRLGLLDRFTATVTDRLVERGGGFNILVVGSDDEGKPKAPRSVVQAQPESRDWLGLAVALLATGAATGLGVAIDHWLPVASISVAYLLAVMVVAMRFGLRPAILASLVSFFAFNFFFTEPRFTLAVSDVQNLLTLVFFLIAAFIVSGMASRLRTQVQASRESARRTANLYDFGRKVTAAATQDDVLWAVVHHVADTIRGKSLVLLPMDGRLAIAAGYPPEDQIDDRSSAAADWAWAHEKPAGRGSATLPAAHWLFLPLRTARGPVGVLGVQMSEDADLPSPEQMRLLETLADQAAVAIERTTLVSDIEMARVATERERLRSALLSSLSHDLRTPLVSIMGAASSLISYDEALSRDNRRDLAQTIQDEAERLNRFVQNLLDMTRLGSGTLKPRIDWADLADIVGGAVERAARLTRSHAVKVDIDPNIPLLCVDAVLLGQVFFNLLDNACKYSAPGTAIKVWARKVADHISIEVADQGPGIPEADREKVFDMFYRVSQSDSQTAGTGLGLAICRGIVEAHGGTIRAEAGLHGTGTAIVIRLPLPPVPQVADEPEGA; the protein is encoded by the coding sequence GTGGCAACCGACGACGACCACCGTCCATCGCCCGACGTTCTTCTCGCCCAGGCCCGGCGGGAGGGGCGCGGACGCCTGAAGATCTTCCTCGGCGCCGCGCCCGGCGTGGGGAAGACCTACGCCATGCTGTGCGCCGCCCACGAACGCCTGCGCGACGGCGTCGACGTGGTGGCCGGCGTGGTCGAGCCCCATGGCCGCAAGGAGACCGAGGCCCTGACCAAGGGCCTGGAGGTGCTGCCCAGCCGGCGGATGGAGTATCGGGGGCACGATTTCCGCGAGATGGACCTGGACGCCCTGCTGGACCGCCGGCCCGCCATCGCCCTGGTGGACGAGCTGGCGCACACCAACGTTCCGGGATCGCGTCACCTGAAACGCTGGCAGGACGTGGAGGAGGTGCTGGCGGCCGGCATCAACGTCTACGCCACCTTGAACATCCAGCATCTGGAAAGCCTGAACGACGTGGTCGAGCAGATTTCCGGGGTCAAGGTGCGGGAAACCCTGCCCGACGGCGTCCTGGCCGGCGCCGACGAGATCGAATTGATCGACCTGCCGCCCGAGGACCTGATCAAGCGCCTGAACGAGGGCAAGGTCTATGTGCCGGAACAGGCGCGCCGCGCCGTCCACAACTTCTTCTCGCCCGGCAACCTGACCGCGCTGCGCGAGATGGCGCTGCGCCACGCCGCCGAGCGGGTGGACGCCCAGATGGTGGATTACATGCGCTCCCACGCCATCGCCGGCCCCTGGCCGACGCGGGAACGCATCCTGGTCTGCATCGACGAGCGCATGGATTCCGGCCGTCTGGTCCGGGTCGCCAAGCGGGCGGCCGACCGGCGCGGCGCCGCCTGGGTGGCGGTGACGGTGGAGACCACCCGCACCCTGTCGCTGCCGGAATCCGACAAGGACCGGGTGGCCGAGGCCATGCGCCTGGCCGTCCAACTGGGCGGCGAGACGGTGGCGCTGCAGGGCGAGGACGTGACCGCCGCCATCCTGGCCTACGCCACTGAACGCAATGCCACCCAGATCGTGGTGGGGCGCCCCCGCCGCCTGGGACTGCTCGACCGTTTCACCGCCACGGTGACCGACCGGCTGGTGGAACGGGGCGGCGGCTTCAACATCCTGGTGGTCGGCAGCGACGACGAGGGCAAGCCCAAGGCGCCGCGCTCCGTCGTCCAGGCCCAGCCGGAAAGCCGGGACTGGCTGGGGCTGGCCGTGGCGCTGCTGGCGACCGGAGCGGCCACCGGCCTGGGCGTCGCCATCGATCATTGGCTGCCGGTGGCCAGCATCTCGGTGGCCTATCTGCTGGCGGTGATGGTGGTGGCCATGCGCTTCGGCCTGCGTCCGGCCATCCTGGCCTCGCTGGTCAGCTTCTTCGCCTTCAACTTCTTCTTCACCGAGCCGCGCTTCACCCTCGCGGTGTCCGACGTGCAGAACCTTCTGACCCTGGTGTTCTTCCTGATCGCCGCCTTCATCGTCTCGGGCATGGCCAGCCGGCTGCGCACCCAGGTCCAGGCCAGCCGCGAAAGCGCCCGGCGGACCGCCAATCTTTATGATTTCGGCCGCAAGGTGACGGCGGCGGCGACCCAGGACGACGTGCTGTGGGCGGTGGTCCACCATGTGGCCGACACCATCCGGGGCAAGTCGCTGGTCCTGCTGCCCATGGACGGCCGGCTGGCCATCGCCGCCGGCTATCCGCCCGAGGATCAGATCGACGACAGATCGTCGGCCGCCGCCGATTGGGCCTGGGCGCACGAGAAGCCCGCCGGGCGGGGCTCCGCCACCCTGCCCGCCGCCCATTGGCTGTTCCTGCCGCTCAGGACCGCGCGGGGGCCGGTGGGCGTCCTCGGCGTCCAGATGAGCGAGGACGCCGACCTGCCCAGCCCCGAGCAGATGCGGCTGCTGGAAACCCTGGCCGATCAGGCGGCGGTGGCCATCGAACGCACCACCTTAGTCTCGGACATCGAGATGGCGCGGGTGGCGACCGAGCGCGAGCGCCTGCGCTCGGCCCTGCTGTCTTCGCTGTCCCACGATCTGCGCACGCCGCTGGTCTCCATCATGGGGGCGGCCAGCAGCCTGATCAGCTATGACGAGGCGCTGAGCCGCGACAATCGCCGCGACCTCGCCCAAACCATCCAGGACGAGGCCGAACGCCTCAACCGCTTTGTCCAGAACCTGCTGGACATGACCCGGCTGGGCAGCGGCACCCTGAAGCCGCGCATCGACTGGGCCGATCTGGCCGATATCGTCGGCGGCGCCGTCGAGCGGGCGGCGCGTCTTACCCGCTCGCATGCGGTCAAGGTGGACATCGACCCCAACATTCCGCTTCTGTGCGTCGACGCCGTTCTGCTGGGACAGGTGTTCTTCAATCTGCTGGACAACGCCTGCAAGTACTCGGCCCCCGGCACCGCCATCAAGGTGTGGGCCAGGAAGGTCGCCGATCATATCTCCATCGAGGTGGCCGACCAGGGGCCGGGCATCCCCGAGGCCGACCGCGAGAAGGTGTTCGACATGTTCTACCGGGTCAGCCAGTCCGACAGCCAGACCGCCGGCACCGGCCTGGGGCTGGCCATCTGCCGGGGCATCGTCGAGGCGCATGGCGGCACCATCCGGGCGGAAGCGGGCCTGCACGGCACCGGCACCGCCATCGTCATCCGCCTGCCGCTGCCACCGGTACCGCAGGTGGCCGACGAGCCTGAGGGGGCGTGA
- a CDS encoding PLP-dependent aminotransferase family protein, with amino-acid sequence MDTERGWAPKLEKVGKPVYQAIADAIAADIRDGALPHGAKLPPLRVLAERLGLDFTTVSRAYNEAQRRGLVVGKVGQGTFVQARPASRPSVGAPASAFIDMTMNTPPLPADPRLLEGMRRDMSDLAPSFTDRRLLGYGDNAGAEEDRAAGVTWLASRLPGLSPDRLIVCPGAQGALLALVTSLAQPGDTILAEELTYPGMKSLAAHLGIRLAGVAMDASGLLPDSFRAACERHAPKALYCTPTLHNPTTATLTAERRAEIVDIARRHGVAVIEDDAYGMLPEDAPPPLAAMGPDVVYHIAGLAKCLSPALRIAFLVAPDRRQAARLTGAVRATTLAASPLAAAMATRWITSGTAGKVLEGIRAEARRRQLAAAEILPPGSFAGAPEAFHLWLPLPEDWGRADFTGQLRARRLLVAASDAFSVAPTAPEAVRLCLGALSDEAETRSVLAQVADLLDQPPAMAPSVV; translated from the coding sequence ATGGACACGGAACGGGGATGGGCCCCCAAGCTGGAAAAGGTTGGGAAACCCGTCTACCAGGCCATTGCCGACGCGATCGCCGCCGACATTCGGGATGGGGCGTTGCCGCACGGCGCCAAGCTGCCGCCCCTGAGGGTGCTGGCCGAGCGGCTGGGGCTGGACTTCACCACGGTCTCGCGGGCCTACAATGAAGCGCAGCGACGGGGATTGGTGGTGGGCAAGGTCGGGCAGGGCACCTTCGTCCAGGCCCGGCCGGCAAGCCGGCCCTCCGTCGGGGCGCCGGCTTCGGCCTTCATCGACATGACCATGAATACCCCGCCCCTGCCCGCCGACCCCCGGTTGCTGGAGGGGATGCGGCGGGACATGTCGGACCTGGCGCCCAGCTTCACGGACCGGCGTCTGCTGGGCTATGGCGACAATGCCGGGGCCGAGGAGGACCGTGCCGCCGGGGTGACCTGGCTGGCCTCCCGCCTTCCCGGCCTGTCGCCGGACCGCCTGATCGTCTGCCCCGGAGCGCAGGGGGCGCTGCTGGCCCTGGTGACCTCTCTCGCCCAACCCGGAGACACCATTCTTGCCGAGGAGCTGACCTATCCCGGCATGAAGTCCCTGGCCGCCCATCTCGGCATACGGTTGGCGGGGGTGGCCATGGATGCCTCCGGCCTGTTGCCCGACAGCTTCCGCGCGGCCTGCGAGCGCCATGCGCCCAAGGCGCTGTACTGCACGCCGACGCTGCACAATCCGACAACGGCGACGCTGACGGCGGAGCGCCGCGCGGAAATCGTCGATATCGCCCGCCGGCACGGCGTCGCCGTCATCGAGGATGACGCCTATGGAATGCTGCCGGAGGACGCCCCGCCCCCGCTGGCCGCCATGGGCCCCGATGTGGTCTATCATATCGCCGGACTGGCGAAGTGCCTTTCGCCGGCCCTGCGCATCGCCTTTCTGGTGGCGCCCGACCGGCGGCAGGCCGCGCGTCTGACCGGGGCGGTGCGCGCCACCACCCTGGCCGCCTCGCCCCTGGCGGCGGCCATGGCGACCCGGTGGATCACCTCGGGCACCGCCGGGAAGGTGCTGGAGGGCATTCGGGCGGAGGCCCGCCGCCGCCAGCTCGCGGCCGCCGAGATTCTGCCTCCGGGATCGTTTGCCGGAGCGCCGGAGGCCTTTCACCTGTGGCTGCCTCTGCCCGAGGATTGGGGGCGGGCGGACTTCACCGGGCAATTGCGGGCACGGCGTCTTCTGGTGGCGGCCAGCGACGCCTTCTCGGTGGCGCCCACGGCACCGGAGGCCGTTCGCCTGTGCCTGGGCGCGCTCTCCGACGAGGCGGAAACACGCAGTGTCCTGGCCCAGGTGGCAGATCTCCTGGATCAGCCTCCCGCCATGGCGCCGTCGGTGGTCTGA
- the ccoG gene encoding cytochrome c oxidase accessory protein CcoG, translated as MTDQSPDHIRPASGGDVSLYAQARKIHPRAVKGANRSAKTVIAWLSILSVSLLPWLRWDRGAGHPDQAILFDFVAMRAYFLDTEIWPQEFYFLTGVLVIASIGLFLVTALYGRVWCGFACPQTVWTDIFVWIERRVEGDHNRRHKLDHAPWPTGKVVRKLVKHAAWLAVSLMTGASFLFFFNDAPRAAGAMLTGEAGIVLYGFVAMVGLMTYVMAGWAREQMCIYMCPWPRFQGAMLDHDSLVVAYDAGRGESRGHARVAQSFEGRGHCVDCRMCVQVCPVGIDIRDGIQMECIGCGLCADACDSVMPRFGLPRTLVGWRPFSHTSSEAPAPKQPWHRRPRLMIYGAIIGVTLAGMAVAGGQRRMLDMTILHDRSPVSVTLSDGSIRNDYTVKIVNRERAPRLLRLEVLGLAGAQVGVRDLGQTSDGQGLAAAADAVTTYRVSVRVPAGQAPAGATPIEFRLSDRTPGDEAVRPNTFIAEAAR; from the coding sequence ATGACCGATCAATCCCCCGATCACATCAGGCCGGCCAGCGGCGGTGACGTCAGCTTGTATGCCCAGGCCCGGAAGATTCATCCCCGTGCGGTGAAGGGGGCGAACCGGTCGGCCAAGACGGTGATCGCCTGGCTGTCGATCCTGTCCGTATCGCTCCTTCCCTGGCTGCGCTGGGATCGCGGCGCCGGCCATCCGGATCAGGCGATCCTGTTCGATTTCGTCGCCATGCGGGCCTATTTCCTCGACACGGAAATTTGGCCGCAGGAATTCTATTTCCTGACCGGCGTTCTGGTGATCGCCTCCATCGGACTTTTTCTGGTGACGGCGTTGTATGGCCGGGTCTGGTGCGGCTTCGCCTGCCCCCAGACGGTGTGGACGGATATCTTTGTATGGATCGAGCGCCGGGTGGAGGGCGATCACAATCGGCGCCACAAGCTGGACCATGCGCCCTGGCCCACGGGAAAGGTGGTGAGGAAGCTGGTGAAGCACGCCGCCTGGCTCGCCGTTTCACTGATGACCGGCGCTTCGTTCCTGTTCTTCTTCAATGACGCGCCCCGGGCGGCCGGGGCAATGCTGACCGGCGAGGCGGGAATCGTCCTGTATGGCTTCGTGGCGATGGTCGGGCTGATGACCTACGTGATGGCCGGATGGGCCCGCGAGCAGATGTGCATTTACATGTGCCCCTGGCCGCGCTTTCAGGGCGCCATGCTCGATCATGATTCGCTGGTGGTCGCCTACGATGCCGGACGGGGCGAGAGCCGTGGGCATGCCCGCGTGGCGCAGTCGTTCGAGGGGCGAGGGCATTGCGTCGATTGCCGGATGTGCGTGCAGGTCTGCCCGGTGGGTATCGACATCCGCGACGGTATTCAGATGGAATGCATCGGCTGCGGCCTTTGCGCCGATGCTTGCGATTCCGTCATGCCGCGGTTCGGCCTGCCCCGGACTCTGGTGGGCTGGCGCCCGTTCTCGCATACGTCCTCCGAGGCGCCGGCACCCAAGCAGCCGTGGCATCGCCGGCCGCGCCTGATGATCTATGGCGCCATCATCGGCGTGACCCTGGCGGGCATGGCGGTGGCCGGCGGCCAGCGCCGGATGCTCGACATGACCATTCTGCACGACCGTTCGCCGGTCTCCGTCACGCTGTCCGACGGCTCGATCCGCAACGACTACACCGTGAAGATCGTCAATCGCGAGCGCGCGCCGCGCCTTCTGCGGCTGGAGGTTCTCGGGCTGGCCGGGGCGCAGGTGGGGGTAAGGGACCTTGGCCAAACATCCGACGGGCAAGGTCTCGCCGCCGCCGCCGATGCCGTGACCACCTACCGCGTGTCGGTGCGGGTGCCGGCCGGGCAGGCGCCGGCCGGTGCCACCCCCATCGAATTCCGGCTGAGCGACCGGACCCCGGGTGACGAGGCGGTCCGTCCCAATACCTTCATCGCCGAGGCGGCGCGATGA
- a CDS encoding response regulator transcription factor: MGSRILVVDDEPQIRKFLRISLSANGYEVTEADSAAAGLAAFRAQPPDLLVLDLGLPDMDGQEVISTVRETSDLPIIVLSVRAQEQDKVEALDRGANDYVVKPFGVAELMARVRASLRPRTPKDVAEAVEIGPLRIDLDRLVVTRRDEEIHLSRKEWDLLAFLARRPDHVLTHKLILKEVWGPAHVEDTAYLRVYINQLRQKLEDDPTRPRLIVTDQGVGYRLKRGEGY, from the coding sequence ATGGGCAGCAGGATTCTGGTTGTCGACGACGAGCCGCAGATCCGCAAATTCCTGCGCATCTCGCTTTCGGCCAACGGCTACGAGGTGACCGAGGCGGACTCGGCCGCCGCCGGACTGGCCGCCTTCCGCGCCCAGCCCCCCGACCTGCTGGTTCTCGATCTCGGCCTGCCCGACATGGACGGCCAGGAGGTGATCTCCACCGTGCGCGAGACCTCGGACCTGCCGATCATCGTGCTGTCGGTCCGCGCCCAGGAGCAGGACAAGGTCGAGGCCCTGGACCGGGGCGCCAACGACTACGTGGTCAAGCCGTTCGGCGTCGCCGAGCTGATGGCCCGCGTCCGCGCCTCGCTCCGCCCCCGCACTCCCAAGGATGTGGCCGAGGCGGTGGAGATCGGCCCGCTGCGGATCGATCTGGACCGGCTGGTGGTGACCCGGCGGGACGAGGAAATCCACCTGTCGCGCAAGGAATGGGACCTGCTGGCCTTTCTCGCCCGCCGGCCCGATCACGTGCTGACCCACAAGCTGATCCTGAAGGAGGTCTGGGGTCCCGCCCATGTGGAGGACACCGCCTATCTGCGGGTCTACATCAACCAGCTCCGCCAGAAGCTGGAGGACGACCCGACCCGGCCCCGGCTGATCGTCACGGATCAGGGAGTGGGGTATCGCCTGAAACGGGGCGAGGGATATTAG